From Pseudomonadota bacterium, a single genomic window includes:
- a CDS encoding branched-chain amino acid ABC transporter permease, with protein sequence MMVKLVDILIGGLLMGGIYALIAVGFGLQYGVARVLNIAHGEFIMLGSFAAWTLFTMLGVSPLISLFICAPAFFAVGFVIYRVLYTPLRVSSESPAAFEGSSMLASFGLMFIIQNLALIIWGAPVKGYSYMAYPVSFLGTVFPANRIVTLFASVVLGLAFYIFLANTRTGKAIRAAAQDADAAELMGVHINRVLALCFGLGATMAATGGLLLSMTSSVTTPFMGMEYTLIAIIVVVLGGLGNIKGSFIGGFILGLVGYIVTSFEPGLSMVAYYVIFLFLLLVRPTGLLGK encoded by the coding sequence ATGATGGTAAAGTTGGTAGATATATTGATTGGTGGTTTATTGATGGGCGGCATATATGCCCTGATTGCCGTCGGCTTTGGTCTTCAATACGGTGTGGCCCGGGTTCTGAACATAGCACATGGTGAATTCATCATGCTGGGTTCTTTTGCTGCCTGGACGCTTTTTACGATGCTGGGGGTGAGCCCTCTTATCTCACTGTTCATTTGTGCCCCAGCTTTCTTTGCGGTCGGCTTTGTAATCTACAGGGTACTTTATACACCTCTCAGAGTTTCTTCCGAATCGCCTGCTGCTTTTGAGGGCAGTTCGATGCTGGCATCCTTTGGTCTTATGTTTATCATCCAAAATCTGGCTTTAATCATATGGGGGGCGCCGGTGAAGGGCTATTCATATATGGCATATCCCGTCAGCTTCCTGGGTACAGTGTTTCCTGCAAATCGTATTGTCACGCTCTTTGCTTCAGTGGTACTTGGTCTGGCATTCTATATTTTCTTAGCCAATACCCGTACAGGCAAGGCGATCAGGGCGGCGGCTCAGGATGCAGACGCTGCGGAACTTATGGGGGTCCATATTAATCGTGTTCTGGCCCTCTGTTTTGGCCTTGGTGCCACGATGGCGGCGACAGGGGGGCTCCTGCTAAGCATGACATCCTCGGTAACGACGCCTTTTATGGGAATGGAATATACACTGATCGCCATCATCGTAGTTGTTCTTGGCGGACTGGGCAATATAAAAGGGAGTTTCATCGGAGGCTTCATCCTGGGCCTGGTGGGATATATAGTTACATCGTTCGAACCGGGCTTGTCGATGGTTGCCTACTATGTGATCTTCCTGTTTTTACTTTTAGTGAGACCTACAGGACTCTTGGGAAAATAA